A region of the Epinephelus fuscoguttatus linkage group LG13, E.fuscoguttatus.final_Chr_v1 genome:
TTTATTTGCAATGAAGTATTTTTTCAATGCATTatttcactgtttattttagGGATCTGAATATGTCTTCCAGGTATGTGTAGTCTAGTTTTATAACAGCTTATAAAAActgaatgttttaaactggaGGTTACTGAAGAAGAGTCATCACACCAGTGTCCCGTGTGCATACGTGTTAGCATGTAGGCCCCTGTGCACAGCATGTTAAAGTGTATGCCCATATGTAGTACTGTATGTACCATCTGGACCACAGACAACTGTGTCAGACGCCTCTTGTCCTCACTATAGTTGGAGTCACCATCAGCACATTTCCAGCTTGTGTAAACACAATAAGAGCAAGGGTCACACTCAGGTCACATACACTGTCATTGGCTTTCATAGCGGCTCTATGAAAGTTTGATTCTGACTGACACAAAAGCAACACTGTGGACACAAGGATTTATATCtgctaaaaaaaactaaaacagaaaATCTGAAACGTTCATTTTACTTGCTCAGATGTCAAAGTGTGGAAGCTTGACTGGTGAGTTGTTGACGCCATGATTGCACTGCATTTGCTGATACGAGGGGCAGTTTCAGTTTGAGCGGTGATGTTGCAACTTCAGTCCTTCATGGAGGCTTGTGTCATGTGAGAGTGGGGGATTTTGTTTGTGACAGATCGTTTATTTGTGGTAAGTCTTGAAGCTGAAAGTTGTTGCATTTAGAGTAGTTTTTCCTTTTGAACTTGGATGTGTCTGTTTGGCTGTCGGAGCCTGTAGCTGTTTGTCTCACATGCAAAGCAGCAAATCCAGTTTCCAGATGGCTGGATGAATAAAAATATGAGCAGTGACTGGGAAAAGATAACTTGTTATGCTTAACAAAGCCAGCAGTTTTCATCAGTGACTACAGAGAGAGATTTTGAATGCAAAATATCTATATTTGGTCAACTTTTATCCATATGGTCTGTGCACTGCACATGGTGAAATTACTTACAGTGAAAGAATTATGTGTTGATAGTTTGTTATCTCTTTCCTGTTCTGCACATTTTATGCTGTTATCAGTTGgcatcaaaatgaaaacagatgcTATCTGTTTCCCCACAGAGAGGGAGGTCGCTGTGCAGAGATGGCTATGGTATGCCTGACAGACTTTGAGGAATATGCAAAGGAGCATCTCTCAAAGGCCACCTGGGATTATTATGCAGCTGGAGCGGACGAATGCTGCACCAGGGACGACAATCTACTGGCTTACAAAAGGTAcagtgaggaaaataaagtttgcCCAGACGTTCAAGgtcatcacaaacacacattttaaccatcttaatattgtttttatatttaaagacACTCTTTGACATTTTAACTGCACCAAACATGACAGTCTTTATCTACAAACAGGAGAGTAAACGttatttttcatgacatttatAACTACAGACTACAATCATTGAACATGTGTGGCAACATGAACATTGTAAACAAACCTAAACTCAATTTGCTGTATAAATGTgctgaataatattaaaaatcacCATTGAGGGCTGACACAGTTTGCGTTTGAGTAGTTTTAAAGGGGACAtattatgcttttctttttttgtctcataTATAGTGTTACAGTGAAGAATGCTCATATGGCTAAAGTAAGTTGAACATAGAAGTAATCACTATGAGCAATAACCTCAGGTTTTTTATCGTTCTTAACACTCAATTTCCAACAGTTTTTTCTACTCTAGCTacattatgatgtcatactgtGCAGTGTTTACGTAACATAGCCTtcgctgctacatgtagctacatgcagctacatgttgacgtcagggaaacatgttgGTTGCCAGTGTTGAAAATTTCTCCtcaatttcagatcatattcctgctggaacatgtctggttatGTTTTCGAAATTGCCACTATTCaccgttacagtcattccccaagGCCAGTACACTGACAatgtacatgtagctacatgctaacataagggaaacatgtaaacttggttgcCGATGTgtccctgattttggatcatattcttACAGGAACACGTCTGGTTATGTTTAGAAGCATTTATTAGTGAtttttcaagtcaagtcaactttatagcacatttcatacgacAAGCGTAAACTCAATGTGCTTCAAAGTAGAAAGTGGCACTATTcaccattacagtcattccacAGCTACAAATACACTGCTAttgtacatgtagctacatgctaacatcaggggaAATCTAATCTTTGCGGGTGATGTTGTAAATGTATCCTTGATTTCGGATCCTATTCCTACTGGAACACATCTGGTtatgtttagaagcttttattagtgatttttCAAGGTAGAAAGTGCCACTTTACTGTTGCACTCATTTCCCAATGGCCAGTACCCTGTTAatgtacatgtagctacatgctaacatccaggaaacatgtaatcttttGCTGATGATGTAGTAAACTTCTCCCCGATTTTGAATCATATTCCTGCACCTCACCTCGCACCACACCTGGAGTTatgtttaaaagcttttcttggtgatttttttaaggTAGAAAGTGTCACTATTCACCATTATAGTCATTCCCAGTGGCCAGTACACTGCTAATGCacatatagctacatgctaacataatGTAAACTTGGTTGCCAGTGTTGAAAATTTCTCCTTGATTTCGTGTCATATTTCTGTTGGAATACATCTGGTTATGTTTAGAGgcttttactggtgatttttcaaGGTAAAAAGTGCAGCTATTCACTGTTACAGGTCATTCCACaactgcaagtacactgctaatgtacatgtagctacatgctaacatcggGGAAACGTAATCTTTGCCAATGTTCTAAATTTCTCCCCGATTTCggatcatatttctgctgaaaCATGTCCGGTTGCGTGAAAAAGCtgttattggtgatttttcacaaaAGAAAGTGCCGCTATTATCTGTTACAGTCGCTTCTTagctgcaatgatggtgcagagacgCTAAGATACGGAACACCTGTAAACACTGACTATTTACAGCAGACCGGGCTCAAGGAGACAGCCACTTAAACTGAACTATTCAGACCGATGTTGAATCCAGGTGTTCCAGCagagacagtatgaggaaaataaagtgttttgaccattaaagcatgtaaacatgtcatAGAGgaaaccttaaatacaagtatgaacctgaaaataagcacaATGTCTTCTCTAATACTAAAACTGAAGATCATATGAGGGCACAGTCTCtaaaaacaccacaaactgaAGCTTTTGTGGACTTTGGTTTTCTTTAACTGATttctgtgtacagtatgtgtggtTGTGATTCCTTATAACCACAAACAGGCAGTTATGTTTCACTGATGCTGCACTGTTCTTCCAACTCCAGCCCCCCTGTAGCGAAGAAGAAACTGTTTTGAAAGTTGCATTACCAGAGGGACAAAGACACAAGGTCACGATTTGTTTTATCTTGAACATTTCCTTCATGTGTCTCTTCATGCATTCCTCTCAGCTTTCCTAATGTCTCCATACAGACTGATGGACTGTTTCTCCTCGCTGTTAGGGGTCTGTGCATACATGTTTTTGCTACCTACATAAAGCCTGTAACTAAGGATTTGTTTGCTTGTACATTTGGGTCGGGTTAGAAAATTTCCCCCCCGAAGGAATAAAGGTTGGGCTGTTTCTTGGAAAGATGATCTTAAGTCATAGCTTTTGGAAAACTGTCTGAGTGTTCTGTCTCCACTTATTTGAAGAAATATGACTTGTCCAGCAAACACAGCATGTTGTCATCTCAAGAAGGATTTCTCTCAGAATAATGGCTTCATTTGACAGAACTGGACTTTAAGATTTTGCAGTGCTTACAAAACAGGGTGGTTTGGCTCCATGGTTAGATCtctgaatgaggaaaatgaagatgaaaaaaaaacttaaaaatttTACAGTTATACATTTTGAAGTGGTGAAATGTTGGATAAAAGTTTTGGGTAGGGCTATGACAGACAACTCTGAAAAGATTTGCCTTCGTAAACATTTTCTAGCATTCatctattcattcattttccataattgCTTATCCTTTTGGGGGCCAtggacactgggcgagaggcagggttcaccctggacaggtcaccagactatcacagggctgacacatggagacagacggCAATCACGAGCACAtacacacctatggacaatttagagtcaccaattaactcgcgtgtctttggactgtgggaggaagctggagtacctggaggaaacccacgctgacatggggagaacattcaaattctgcacagaagggctcccccaccctggggttcaaaCCGTCAATCCGAAGGATGAGATTTGTAGATTTTGTAGTGTTTCAAATCACTGAGCATTTCTGTATTTCCTGTGGTTCCAATGTGAAAACGCACTTTGCTTTTCAGGTATTTAATTTGCTGGATTGGGCGAAAACATACATCTATAAACAGCTTCTCAGTTTactataaaatgaaacatattGATATTTGTGACATAAAAGTCCATATATCATGGTAGAGGATTTTCTGTATATCACCCCCGTCCTACCTCCTCTACTTCTTTAGTTGGTCATAACATGCCTTCTCACGTTGCCTTTCATTAGTTGTGACTAGACCGATTTATCTGAGTGACCCCTGTTACAGTGGATGTTTTGCTTACATGTTCATCTGTGCCTTACACTCAGGATCCGTCTGAGGCCTCGGATCCTGCGGGACGTGTCGGTGAGCGACACACGGACCACAGTGCAGGGGACAGAAATCAGCTTTCCTGTTGGCATTGCACCGACTGCCTTTCACTGCCTGGCCTGGCATGAGGGAGAGGTGGCCACAGCTCGGGGTGAGGACTGTCTCATAAAACCTTTATCAGAAGAGATTGTGAGGCCTGTGTCTCAAAGTTCGTGACAAATTTGTGCTTTGGAGGGACAAGGTTTTCATCTTGTAACAATGTTAGTACAGATTGTCAACACTAGATGGGAGCATAAGGCTGCAATGATCTTGTGCTGTAAGGAAGATACTGTACTGGTCTTGTTGGTCTTGGACTGAACTCCTCAAATCCACATGTAAATTTGATCTTCACTGACCACACTAATTCACTTTCCACTTTTGCCTTACAGCCACGGAAGCACTCAACACCTGCTACATCACCAGCACTTACTCCACCTGCTCAGTGGAGGAGATTGTGGCAGCAGCACCAAACGGCTACCGCTGGTTCCAGCTGTACGTGTACCGGGACCGGAAGCTGTCTGAACAGATTGTGCACCGCGTAGAGGGCCTCGGCTACAAAGCCCTGGTCCTCACCGTCGATGTCCCTTACACTGGAAAACGGCGCAACGACATCCGCAATCAGTTCAAGCTGCCGCCGCACCTCAAGGTCAAGAACTTTGATGGAGTGTTTCAGGTAAATACCTTTAGTTTCAGCATGTTCAAGATATTTTTAGAAACTGTAAAGACACAGCCAAAGTGTTGAGTATATTGAGAATATTGAGTGAAATATAATGTATATGTGTGACCCATGAAATATTGCTAAAAGTCATGCATACGAAACATCCAAACTCCAAGTACCAACAGTGTCAAAGACGCCCCATGACAATAGTTGCAGCATCATCAGTAAAACTTGAAGCAGTAGTAGTTTAGAGTCCACTTGTAACATGTCTGACCGCTGTGCTTTCTACCACATGCACAACGAACAGGAGACTGCAGCTCCAGAGGAGTACGGGATCCCGGCCAACACCTTGGACCCCTCCATCAGCTGGAAGGATGTGTACTGGCTGCAGTCCATCACCCGCCTGCCTATTATCATCAAGGGAATCCTGACCAAGGAGGACGCTGAGTTAGCCGTGGAACATGGTGTCCAGGGCATCATTGTGTCAAACCATGGGGGGAGACAGCTGGACGGAGGCCCAGCTTCGGTACTTACTGACCATGTTGCTTTTTAAAGCGAAACCACCGAAATTGAGAATACCAATATGTTGTTTCCATGGCCTTAGAAGgttaaatcagtgtttgtgaacATGAAATACTTTCTATCAAAGCCAGAAACAAGAGAAGTAAGTCTCGAACTTGTGACGTCATGGGGTATAAAGTCTGTAGCTGCTTTATAGAGAATggatgggagcctgattttgtggacccacacaATGTTTGTCGTCTTTTTAAACACCAATGATCTTTACTAACGGACAGCTcttggccaaatgcaagtatgacgctgaatatattaaaccgtgtggaccttgaagtaatgactaaggagatatctggaccctgtggctggaccagctgggaaccactgatctagaacatctttcccatttcactgtctatggagcagctccagactttataccctatgacatcacaaatttgagttttagcattCTCTGGTTTGGATTTAGGTGagagttgtttttgtttaccaatatttttggactgtcttagaccatggGAATAGCGTATGAATTTTGAGAATGGGCATAGGTCCCCTTAAAGTTATTTTGAAGATAAAGCTGTTTTTAGTTACTATGCTTAAAgctgctacaaggaacttttaactggatatgcaaaagtctcttgtttctgctgatgtctgtgcgtgacctagaacagcaaatgagaccatcggtgtgaagataagctatttcaatatagtgtatatccatacgtttaggaaactgtctccaggtccaccccaggtcgcttccaggacgaaacgatttacaGCACTCAGATGGCACACgacatcttacctagctgcttacatttatagtgactcttataaatagtcgctattgtTCCTtctcgacccgacgtccgcagggagttaaaatagcagcaatcatcgggtaaaagttctgtgaaagcactggactcaccaacagtcagccacgtctcagtcacacaaagaaaatccaatcctccggaagtcaggaaatccttcaggataaacgttttgttcgctagcgatctagcatttaccagcccaatcctggcaggagccagcgggtccacggcgttagctgtccagggagccacacacagaggccgcaggttgcgcagattacCCCCCACGCCAGCGGGgatgaggagagcaggggccgcagggctggaacacctcatccgggccgacgacaggtaccagccaggcgtcgacagggtccagcagaggtgagctgggatccccgataggagcgggggcaaagtcttctcgtcttgttgtttcattcatccccaaagcaaacacatgcgcgagccaggtaagcgtctttacgacaatacgcgctagagctcttGGGATTAAAAaaaggcttcattccggcaaaacactaccgcttttgtccacagggtcaccaaaatcaactcaaaatgaaagttccttgtaggggctttaaagaGGAAGATGTGAGGGTATACCCATGTTAGTTAGCCACAGCAGTGACACAGCCCAGTTACAGAAGCCGTGACAGTAGTGGTAATGCTAGAAGATGTATTATTAGAATGAGAAGTAGTAATACAGAAGTGAGCAGTCACAGCAGTAGTGGCAGTAGTGGTGTAGCTTTACTTGTGGTAGTAGTAGTGAAACAACAAGTTGTGGGTTTTACATTTTTCCTGAGGTCTTGTTGTCATGTTGAGTTTCCAGGGAGTCACTTTGCTGAGTGAAATAGTCTGGTACAAAACCCTTTTGTAGTAGTTATTTATACAGTGATCTTTAGGGGTGTTCATAAGCAGATTTTGTCAACTTCGGACTTAGCCAGGCTTgctttttccagtctttatggcTAGGTCTTGAAGCCTTTAAAGGGTAGCTTTGATGTGTTTCAACATGGACCCTCTgcgactaatggagacaacgaTTTTTGGAATTGGGACAGTATTGactgagagtgctgcagctggcaggggCAAAATAGGGTGCAATATAAACTCTCAGGGCATTTGGCATCATCAACTTATGCCCTctaaaagtgcttgtgtttGCCACTGACGGGTTCATGCTGTATTTAGTGTCTTACAGCataatggaaaggatccctacagagataagcctttttgttaaagagtaagatcctttttgtttaaccagaaacagccatgAAATCTGCATCTTCAAACCAACTGGACTGCATTcaaataaactgtaattttagtgtgtatagagccggtgtattttcacatctaattgGGAAAGTTAAGGATGTGTTTCAGCCTAACTAGAGTTGGTGATTACTGAACAGTGAAAAGATGAAGCAGAacagcttttgtgagttttaattTGTCTCTGACATCTTTGAATGTAACGCATTTTAGAgtaataaaataactgtttatttaaatggagtctggtgtgtttggcgATGGCGATtttgaggctgtttctggttaagcAAAAAGATCTTACTCTTCTAATACTAACTTACTAACTAATCCTATCTCAAAATAAGAGTGAAATGTCTCCTGTGGTAACATACAAGGTCCAACCTGAAGTGTGAAGTGTAGTATAAAAGTTGGAAACACATGTACAATCACCAGCCTGTGCACTGCTGCTATAAAGTACGCTGACCTTGCTCCATCTTCacctctgctgctgacagaTTGACGCACTGTCGGAGATCGTGGACACGGTGCAGGGCAGGATCGAGGTCTATCTGGACGGAGGCATCAGgacaggaagtgacgtattGAAAGCGCTGGCCTTGGGAGCCAAGTGTGTCTTCATTGGCCGTCCAGCAGTGTGGGGCCTTGCATACAAGGTACAAACAGCAGCACTGAGCAGTATGTGTGATACTGTtagtgtgtgtatacatgtttTGAGACTGATTATAAccaccaatgttttttttccgtTGAAATATTACTGACCACTATCTGGCTCTCTTGACATCTTTTGGTACCGGCTCCACATACTAAGCCACTGTCCTTGATAGCTTAAGTTTATCCCTGAAAGCTATTGACAGTATTGGAGCGAAGGTCTTGGTGTAAGGATTTTACAGTAAACTATTAAATCAAACAGTTAAGTTAAGCTAACAACCTACACTGAAAAATGGATTTGGATCTTGCAATAAGGAActacaacaaataaattaacttGTGATTGCACCTCAGAAAAGATCAGACTCCATCTCACAGGACTCTCATGCCGTGTTGATTTCTTTATCTGATGGTCAGGGTTAATTTGCCACATCTTTTTACCGTGGCAGCAGCATGCACCACTAACAGTGACTTCTCTTATGCACCAATCTGTTCCACTTCACACGAGCTTCTGTGATATCATCGTAATAATGTTCAGCAAGAGTCACATAGAGCTGgcaaatcatctgtggttttGACAGCTCCagtgagctcctccagagctaAAGTACAGTCAAGCTTAATTTCTTGGGCTTCAGTTATCAAttaacatttgtcttttttgtcactAAAAGTTGAGTTACACAGTCGACATAtgtctgttactgtttttttgtggcaTTTTATTTTGCAGGGAAATAGCCTTTTAAATGACTGTCTCCCCACGTGCAAATGTTCCATCAAAACAAGTTCCCCCCAGACAATATTTTGAAAGAGCAGCGCcactacaaacacaaacaagccaGAGCATTTTTTCTTAATAGCAGAATAATAATGTGTGCTTTCAGACCTTTCTCTGTGGAGACAGGTCTTGCTATGTCAGACTAAATTATGGTTTGTAACTTGTAGCGCTGCTATGCTGTTTGAACTCAATGAAATCTTGATGCACAGTatcttttgtctttatttgtctgtggcagtaaaaaagtaaatgaatgacaaatgaaattaaAGTTTTTAATAGGGCTGGACACAGTCGACGATtctgttatttttacttccgggtaaagttttacagtttgaatgGGGCTCAGTGAgacgttcagtgtgacagcggcATTCATGTAATATATGAGCTAACAACGCTAACAGCAGATCGGatatgtgcaacaacatttatTGCAGACACTAAATATGAAACAGAAGCCAGAGACTGTGAGCTGTAAAATTCACCACTTGTAAGGAGAACAGAGGAGATAATGTTGCCGTATGtggaaagtttctcctcctctgtgctgctgcatcacGTCCGCAGGTGCTTGTACCAAAGAGTAGCCTGAAAGTCAACAGCAGTCACTCCACAGCAAAAACTGGGGGCCAAAACATCCCCAGAagaacactgcacagcacactgactagccaaaaagaaaaaaaaaaactgactgcTTGACTTGAAGCAATCCCAATCGACTGAGGGGTTTCTGACTGGCGATTCGAATCTCTGACTTTCGAGGGGCAGCCTTGGTTTTTAAAACTCAAGATAACGTTTACCAATGTTGATTTTACAGGTAGATTACAAGATAACAGATTGTCTTTCGTCTGTTTTTCAGGGTGAGGAAGGAGTGAGGGAAGTGCTGCAAATCCTAAATGATGAGTTCCGCCTGTCCATGGCTTTATCAGGTAAGACATGTGAGGTCATGACAcgaaaacaaaatatattatgTGCCATAACAAATACAGCAAAGAAACAATGATTGTATTTATCTGACCCAGGTTGCAGGAACGTGGCCGAAATCAACAGGAACCTTATCCAGTTCTCTAAACTGTAACagaccagcagagggcagcactGAGGATCACAACACCCACTGAACAggaccaaaccaaaccaacagTGTTGAGCAAGAGCCTGAGACTTCATCACGACAAAGAAACTGAGAGATGTTCACCTCAGAGCTCATGACTTTATCAtgtcagggttagggttagggaaaCATGCAAAACAGCCACATACAAGAGTGTACGAGTGACCCGGTGTCTTGGGGAGGATGAGGGTCGGCGACAGATTTAGCAAGTGAATAATGAAGGTGTTTTTTTAGCTTTTGGAGCATGGAGGCACTTTTCATCAAAGTGTTAGTTATCTATCAGAGCAAATGAAACATGAGCTCCCAGTTTGGCCTGGTGCCCAGGCGAACTGATGATGACACACACTACGGTTTGAGATGCTGACGATGATTGTGATTGAATAAAAACGCCTGCTGAGGTGACGAAGATATGTCGCTCTTTTCTGGATCTATTTTAAGCAGATAATAACAGaggtctgtgttttgtttttgtttct
Encoded here:
- the hao2 gene encoding hydroxyacid oxidase 2 isoform X3; translation: MAMVCLTDFEEYAKEHLSKATWDYYAAGADECCTRDDNLLAYKRIRLRPRILRDVSVSDTRTTVQGTEISFPVGIAPTAFHCLAWHEGEVATARATEALNTCYITSTYSTCSVEEIVAAAPNGYRWFQLYVYRDRKLSEQIVHRVEGLGYKALVLTVDVPYTGKRRNDIRNQFKLPPHLKVKNFDGVFQETAAPEEYGIPANTLDPSISWKDVYWLQSITRLPIIIKGILTKEDAELAVEHGVQGIIVSNHGGRQLDGGPASIDALSEIVDTVQGRIEVYLDGGIRTGSDVLKALALGAKCVFIGRPAVWGLAYKGEEGVREVLQILNDEFRLSMALSGCRNVAEINRNLIQFSKL
- the hao2 gene encoding hydroxyacid oxidase 2 isoform X2, with product MNICNREGGRCAEMAMVCLTDFEEYAKEHLSKATWDYYAAGADECCTRDDNLLAYKRIRLRPRILRDVSVSDTRTTVQGTEISFPVGIAPTAFHCLAWHEGEVATARATEALNTCYITSTYSTCSVEEIVAAAPNGYRWFQLYVYRDRKLSEQIVHRVEGLGYKALVLTVDVPYTGKRRNDIRNQFKLPPHLKVKNFDGVFQETAAPEEYGIPANTLDPSISWKDVYWLQSITRLPIIIKGILTKEDAELAVEHGVQGIIVSNHGGRQLDGGPASIDALSEIVDTVQGRIEVYLDGGIRTGSDVLKALALGAKCVFIGRPAVWGLAYKGEEGVREVLQILNDEFRLSMALSGCRNVAEINRNLIQFSKL
- the hao2 gene encoding hydroxyacid oxidase 2 isoform X1, whose translation is MADLFSLISGFKKDQSGEGGRCAEMAMVCLTDFEEYAKEHLSKATWDYYAAGADECCTRDDNLLAYKRIRLRPRILRDVSVSDTRTTVQGTEISFPVGIAPTAFHCLAWHEGEVATARATEALNTCYITSTYSTCSVEEIVAAAPNGYRWFQLYVYRDRKLSEQIVHRVEGLGYKALVLTVDVPYTGKRRNDIRNQFKLPPHLKVKNFDGVFQETAAPEEYGIPANTLDPSISWKDVYWLQSITRLPIIIKGILTKEDAELAVEHGVQGIIVSNHGGRQLDGGPASIDALSEIVDTVQGRIEVYLDGGIRTGSDVLKALALGAKCVFIGRPAVWGLAYKGEEGVREVLQILNDEFRLSMALSGCRNVAEINRNLIQFSKL